A DNA window from Arachis hypogaea cultivar Tifrunner chromosome 18, arahy.Tifrunner.gnm2.J5K5, whole genome shotgun sequence contains the following coding sequences:
- the LOC140181291 gene encoding uncharacterized protein → MTTNISEYVNSILKGVRNLPMCSLVKATYGRLAELFVRKGREAEAQRGTGQQFNQHLVKCIEANLKTARCFMVTLYDRDNLEFTVSETTPTGLFSLGSYRVSLGAQTYDCGYFQTFHYPCPHALACCAYSRLTWQPYVHQVYHLSSVFSVYRMSFTPPIPEGFWPPYNGPTVISDPSKRHASEGCPRSTRIRTTMDEDDPNRPKRCGLCRQPGHTRRSCPQGGGARHTGVDA, encoded by the coding sequence ATGACGACAAATATCTCCGAGTATGTTAATTCCATCCTGAAGGGGGTCAGGAATCTTCCGATGTGCTCGCTGGTGAAGGCTACTTATGGGAGGTTGGCAGAGCTATTCGTTCGCAAGGGGAGAGAGGCAGAGGCCCAGCGAGGAACCGGACAGCAATTCAATCAACACCTGGTGAAGTGTATAGAGGCCAATCTGAAGACGGCGAGGTGCTTCATGGTGACTTTGTACGATAGAGATAATTTGGAGTTCACCGTCTCGGAGACCACTCCTACTGGTTTATTCTCACTTGGTAGTTACAGAGTGTCACTTGGGGCTCAGACATATGACTGCGGATATTTTCAGACATTTCATTACCCGTGTCCTCACGCCTTAGCATGCTGTGCCTATTCACGGCTTACTTGGCAGCCGTATGTCCACCAGGTGTATCATCTTAGCTCGGTGTTCAGTGTGTACCGAATGAgtttcacacctcccattcctgAGGGTTTTTGGCCACCGTACAATGGACCGACAGTGATATCGGATCCCTCCAAGAGGCATGCGAGTGAGGGATGTCCTAGGTCCACCAGGATCCGGACTACTATGGACGAGGATGATCCGAACAGGCCAAAGAGATGCGGTCTTTGTAGGCAACCAGGACACACACGTCGGAGTTGTCCACAGGGCGGAGGAGCAAGGCACACTGGGGTCGATGCGTAG